CCGAGTCGCTCGCATACAGGTCGACCGCCATCTCGGCCAGCAGGGCGGCAATATTGTGGAAGCGCTGGATCGGCAAGCCGAACTGGTTGCGCAGGCCGGCGTAGCCGTTCGCTACGTACAACGAGCTTTGCTGGAGCGCCGAACCGAGCGCCGGCAGCGAGATCGCACGCCCCGCGGCCAGGCACTGCATCAGCATGCTCCACCCTTTGCCGATATTGTCGGCCCCGCCGATGACCCAGTCGAGCGGAATGAACATGTCGCTCGCCTCTACCGGGCCGTTCATGAAGGCGCTGTCCATCGGGCGGTGGCGCGCGCCGATCACCAGGCCCGGATGCGGAACCGGAATTAGTGCACAGGTAATGCCCAGGTCTTGCCGGTCTGCGGGCAGGGCCGGATCGATGGCATTGAACGAGATGCCGACCACGGTGGCGACCGGCGCCAGCGTGATATAGCGTTTCTTGAACGTCAGCGCAAAGCCCCGCGTCATGACGCCATTCCATTCGCGTTCGACCAGCACGCCGACGTCGGTCATCGAGGCGGCGTCCGAGCCGGCGTAGGGCGAGGTCAGGGCGAAGCAGGGCAGTTCCTGGCCGCTGGCCAGGCGCGGCAGATAATGGTCTTTCTGCGCCTGCGTGCCATAGCGCAGCAGCAGTTCGGCCGGCCCCAGCGAGTTCGGCACCATCACCGTCACGGCGGCGGGAATGTTGACGCTGGCAATGCGCGTGACCACTTGCGCGTGGACCGTGTGACTGAACTCCAGGCCACCGTAGGCGCGCGGAATGATCATGCCGAAGAAACCATGCTGGCGCAGGTAATCCCAGACTTCTGCCGGCAGGTCGCCGGCCTGGTCGATCTCGAAATCGTCGAGCATGCGGCACAGGGCCGGCACCTGCTCGTCCAGAAACGCCTGCTCGTGCGCCTGCGGGCGCGCTGGCGCAATTGCCGCCAACGCCGAAAAATCGATCTTGCCTTCGAAAATACGGCCCTCGAATCCCACCGTCCCGGACTCGAGCGCGGCACGCTCGGTGGCGCCAATCGTCGGCAAGGCTTTCTTGAACACCGGTAACATCGTCCGTCCGAGCAGGGCTGCCAGCATAGTCATCTCCTTGTTAATCTATAAACATGATGATGAGGCCCATCTGGATCTATGGCAATGTTTTTCGATAGGCCCGCGAGCCCCCTAGCGCAAGCTCAGCGCAGCGATAAACGCAACGATCGCAGCCAGCGGCAGCGTCACCACCCATGACAACAGCACGTTTTTCAGGGTCGCGCGGTCGATCGTCGCGGCGCCCGTGCCAACGCCGGCAATGGCACCGACGGCCACATGGGTGGTCGATACCGGCAGCGCGACACTGCTGGCGAGCAGTACCATGCCAGCGGTGATCAGGTTGGCCGTGGTGCCCTGCGCATTGTCCAGGCGCGCCAGGCGCTTGCTCATGGTTTGTGCGACCCGGCGCGCGTACAGCAGGCCGCCGGCGGCCATCGCCACGGCAATGATGAGCATCGAGTCGCGCGCGCCAGTGACGCTGGCCGCCAGCAGCAGCGCGGCCAGCTTGGGCGTGTCGTTGACGCTGCGTGCAAAGCAGATCAGGGTCGCCGACGAGACATGCACCAGGTGGGCACCGGCGCGCAGCCCGATGCGCGCCGGTGCCGGCAGCGCGTCGCAGCTGCCTTGTTCGCCCATCACCAGTCTGGCCGGTGCCGGCAAGGCGCCCTGCATGGCGATGGCGCCGCCGGGTGCCGGCTGGGGCGCGCCCGGCACCAGGCACAGGCAGTCCTTGTCGGCCAGGCGGCGGCCAATGCCGCGGTAGGCCAGCAGCCCGAGTGCGGCGGCCAGCAGCGGACTGAGTAACAGTGGCAAGAAGAAGCTCGAGCCCAGGCGTGCCAGCGCAACCGCGCCTGCCGGCGCGGCCAGTCCGGCCCCGATCAGGCCGCCGATCAGCGCATGGGTTGTCGAGACCGGAAATCCGGCCCGGGTCGCCACCAGGATGGTCAGCGCCGCGCCTGCCGCGACACTCTGGATGAACCAGGGCGCCGCCGCGATCGCGTCCGGCACCAGCCCGCGTCCCGAGAATTGTTTCACCAGGCCGTCGGCGAGGTAAAGCGAGGCGATGCTGCCCGCGACGGTGGCCACCGTCGCCAGGGTCAGCGCCTGGCGATAAGTGAGCGTGTCGGCGCCCCAGACGGTGGCAAACCCCTTGAAGTTGTCGTTGGCGCCGTTGCCGAAGGCAAGCAAAACGACCACCAGAACGAAGGCGTACTCCATGGCGCTTAGCAGCAGGGCGCGGCGGAGGCCGCGTCCGGGCCGTCAAAGGGGAGTTCGCCGCCGCAGCCCGGGAACAGGCCGTAGTGCCGGCTGAAGTCGCCAATGAAATCGAAATGCCCGTGCAGGCGGGTGTCGTGCAGCATGCGCCAGGTGTTGCCGCATACCGGGAACACGCGCCCGGTCTCGATCCGGTGATGCTTGTCGAGTGTAAAGTGCTGCGCCTGGCCGGGAATGCTGCCACGGTAGACGACGGCCTGGCCATAGTCTTCGCAGGCAGGTTCCAGGCCGGCCAGCTTGAACAGGCGGTAGGTGGCCGAATAAAAGCCGACGCCGCCGGTCCGTTCGGCCAGCGCCGGATTGGTGACAACCAGGGGCCGGTCTTCGAGCAGGCGCGGATCGTCGAAGCCATGCTGCTTGGCCAGGGTGAGAAAATCGTTCCAGTACAGGGCGCCGCCCAGGCATTCGCCATACAGGAGCGGGTCGTCGCGTACCGCTGCCGGCACCCGGCGGTCGGCGTAGACGTCGGAAAAATAGAACTCGCCGCCGGGTTTGAGCAGGTGCTGCACGCCGCGCAGCACGGCCGCCTTGTCGGGCGAGAGGTTGACCACGCAGTTGGAAACAATCACGTCGAAGCTCGCCGCTTCCAGGCCGAGTTCGTCGAGGCGCTCGATATAGCCGTGCAGGAAGCGCACGTTGTCGTAGCCAACGCTGTCGCGGTGGTAACCGGTGTGGCGCTGGGCCACTGCCAGCTGCTCCTCGGTCATGTCGACCCCGACCACTTCGCCGCTGGCGCCGGCCAGCTGCGACAGCGCGTACACGTCGCGCCCCGAACCGCAGCCGAGGTCGAGGATGCGGCAGCCTTCGAGTAGCGGCGGGCATACCAGGCCGCAGCCGTAGTAGCGCTCCATGACTTCCGGGTGGATCCGCGCCAGCAGCGGTTTCAACCAGCCGGGCACGGCGCTGATATCGCAGCAGGCGCTGGTCTGGAGATCGGCAGTGGACTGCAGGGTGTGGCCGTAGTATTGCTGGACGATGTCGTGCATGTTGTCTCCTGTGTGATCATGCGGGCCGTGGCCCGCCGTTGTAACGGGCGAGGAAGCGGCGGTCGATCCGCTCCTTCCAGCGCCATACCCATTTTCCCTGCCATGCGAACGGCCCCCAGGCGGCGATCGCGTGGCGAGCGCCGGTGCCGAGCAAGAACAGGTTGCGCCGCTGCGGCCGGTAAGGCGCGAGCGGCAGCTCATGCAATGCTGCGTGCAGGTTGTGCGCCAGAACCGGCCCCATGCGTACGGCGAAGACGCCGGCTTTCGGCACCGGCGCCGGCAGCCCGGCGCAGTCGCCGGCGGCAAATATGTCCGGATGCGATACCGAGCGCAAGGTCGCATCGACACGGATGAAACCGGCTTCGTCGAGTGCTAGTCCGGCCGCGCCCGGCCAGGCGTGGGGCGCAGCGCCGGTGGCCCACAGCACGACGTCGGCGTCCAGCCGGCGGCCGTCGCATCCGCGCACCCCCATGGCGTCGACTTCAGCCGCTTCGAAGCCGCGCACGACCTCGATATCATGGGCGCGCAGGTGGCGCTGCACCAGCCTGGCCGCGCGTGCGGCCAGCGCCGGCAACAGGCCCGCGCCGCTGGTGGCCAGCACGCAGTCGAGACCGACCGCTGGCGCCCAGGCGGCCAGTTGGTGGCGCACGGCCAGCAAGGCTTCGATCCCCGCCGCGCCGGCGCCGACCATCACCACCCGCAACCGGGCGCCGGCCGGCAGCGCCTGCACCTGGTGGCGCAGCCTTTCCCAGTGCGCCTCGAGCCGCTCCAGCGGCCGCATCGCCACCAGCGGGGTGCCGGCGCCGGCCAGCGGCAGGGCGGTCGAGCCGATATCGAGCGACAGGAGGTCGTAGGGCAGGCGCGCGCCGTCGGCCAGTTGCACCGTCCGGGCGTCGGCGTCGATGGCGCTGGCCAGGCCGCGCACGAAGCGCGCGCCGGCGGCGCGGCACAGCTGTTCGGCGTCGATGCAGCACTCGTCCCAGTCGTAGTGCCCGGCCATCCATCCCGGCACCATGCCGGAATACGGGGCCAGGGACGCGGGCGACACCAGGGTGACCTCGAGATCGCTACTTGCGCGCGTGCACAGGTCGCGCAGCACTTGCGCATGCGCATGGCCAGCGCCGATGAGTAGCAGGCGCTTCATGGCGACGACGGGCCGGAGGCCGGCAAGAATTCGATATCGCCGAACCAGGCCAATGCCCGGCCCTTGGTGTTGTCGGTGTCGGTGGCCAGCGCCAGGCCGACCACATCGGGTGCTTCTTCGCCAAAGGCGGCGCGGAAATCGGCGCGCAGGTCGCGTGTCTCGGTGTGCCACTGTCCTTGTCCGGCGCTGCCGCTGCGTACCACCAGCATGCGTGCGCGGTCGGTATAGGCGTTGGCACGAATGGTGCCGACCGGCTGGCGGTTGTCCCAGACATAATTCAGGGCCGCTGTCGGGATCGACTGCCGATAGACCGATTCGGCCACCGCCATGCCGAGCCGGGTCGACAGCGACAGGCGCGCGCGCGGGTAGTCGAACAGCACATACACGCGCGCCGCGTAATCGTCGCCCGCCTTGCTGGTCATGTCGGCGCCGGCAACTGGCGCGGCAATTTTCCAGCGCCAGCGCAGCAAGGGGAAGCGGCGCGTGTCGACCCGCACTGTATAGGTCAGCGCCGACATGGCGTTGTCGGCCTCGGCCCGCAGTACCGGCGCGCCGCCATCGGCGACCAGGCTGTAGCGGGTGTCGGCCGCTTTCGGCGCGGGCCGCATCGGCCGCCAGTGCTCGATCGGGCCGCCCACGGTCATCTGCGAGAAGGGCGGCACGGCCGGCTGGGCGGCGGCGCCGGCCCCCACGCAGCACCCCAGCACCAGTGCCAGTGCCCTCGGCACGCGCATCATGGCAGCCACCCGGACGGTAGGTGCACCAGGTCGGCCGGTTCGTCGACATCGTGCAGCGTCGCCAGTTCGAGCAGGCGCAGGCCCAGGGTGTCGGCGCGGGCGCGGGTCTGCGCCATGACCGCGTCGGTGCTCCAGGCCACGTCGGCGAACAGTCCGGGCGCCGGCACCGACAAGCCGATGAGCACATAGCCGCCGTCGCTGGCCGGCGCGGCCACCACATCGTGGGTGCGCAGGCTGGCGCCGGCCTGGCGCAGCACGCCGGCGTCCAGGCCGGGCGCATCGGTGCCGATAAGGATCACCGAGCGGTGCCGTTCCAGGCCGCGTGCGCTCGCGCGCGCCATGCGCTGGCCAAGATCGCCTTCGCCCTGGTCGCTCAGGTGAACAGCATGGCGCTGGTGCGCCAGCGCAAACTGCGGATGCCCGGTATCCGGTGCGCAGCACAGCTCGATCGGGCCGAGCGCGGCGGCCCG
Above is a genomic segment from Massilia sp. H6 containing:
- a CDS encoding inorganic phosphate transporter — encoded protein: MEYAFVLVVVLLAFGNGANDNFKGFATVWGADTLTYRQALTLATVATVAGSIASLYLADGLVKQFSGRGLVPDAIAAAPWFIQSVAAGAALTILVATRAGFPVSTTHALIGGLIGAGLAAPAGAVALARLGSSFFLPLLLSPLLAAALGLLAYRGIGRRLADKDCLCLVPGAPQPAPGGAIAMQGALPAPARLVMGEQGSCDALPAPARIGLRAGAHLVHVSSATLICFARSVNDTPKLAALLLAASVTGARDSMLIIAVAMAAGGLLYARRVAQTMSKRLARLDNAQGTTANLITAGMVLLASSVALPVSTTHVAVGAIAGVGTGAATIDRATLKNVLLSWVVTLPLAAIVAFIAALSLR
- a CDS encoding DUF3047 domain-containing protein, with translation MMRVPRALALVLGCCVGAGAAAQPAVPPFSQMTVGGPIEHWRPMRPAPKAADTRYSLVADGGAPVLRAEADNAMSALTYTVRVDTRRFPLLRWRWKIAAPVAGADMTSKAGDDYAARVYVLFDYPRARLSLSTRLGMAVAESVYRQSIPTAALNYVWDNRQPVGTIRANAYTDRARMLVVRSGSAGQGQWHTETRDLRADFRAAFGEEAPDVVGLALATDTDNTKGRALAWFGDIEFLPASGPSSP
- a CDS encoding acyl-CoA dehydrogenase, with amino-acid sequence MLAALLGRTMLPVFKKALPTIGATERAALESGTVGFEGRIFEGKIDFSALAAIAPARPQAHEQAFLDEQVPALCRMLDDFEIDQAGDLPAEVWDYLRQHGFFGMIIPRAYGGLEFSHTVHAQVVTRIASVNIPAAVTVMVPNSLGPAELLLRYGTQAQKDHYLPRLASGQELPCFALTSPYAGSDAASMTDVGVLVEREWNGVMTRGFALTFKKRYITLAPVATVVGISFNAIDPALPADRQDLGITCALIPVPHPGLVIGARHRPMDSAFMNGPVEASDMFIPLDWVIGGADNIGKGWSMLMQCLAAGRAISLPALGSALQQSSLYVANGYAGLRNQFGLPIQRFHNIAALLAEMAVDLYASDSARRLTASILDQGEQPSVASAILKYHVTEAGRRAINHGMDILGGKAICAGPSNLLSGAYRNTPIAITVEGANILTRALIIFGQGAIRCHPFVLSEIEAVERQDGAALGRALLGHGAHLARNAWRSIVKAPLVGKPPRALEREARTIASLAAKFAFASDMCMGVLGGKLKRMELISSRLGDVLSHLYMASACLWRYAQHENEEMAVIARAAARRQIWLASSALHALFDNLHNPLLRVAAKVALGGLRPLHALRDHDKLEIAALLRQAPVIALLCPEVEAPARGGMRDLRDLLLLAQEIGEQESERLAKAIRQRRPFEEIAAESSAPQALAFLVALDKVIQVDSFAQTA
- a CDS encoding TIGR04282 family arsenosugar biosynthesis glycosyltransferase, which gives rise to MTSDCLLIIFAKAPVAGYAKTRLAARLGPDGAARLAARMLEHTLEAARAAALGPIELCCAPDTGHPQFALAHQRHAVHLSDQGEGDLGQRMARASARGLERHRSVILIGTDAPGLDAGVLRQAGASLRTHDVVAAPASDGGYVLIGLSVPAPGLFADVAWSTDAVMAQTRARADTLGLRLLELATLHDVDEPADLVHLPSGWLP
- a CDS encoding methyltransferase domain-containing protein — protein: MHDIVQQYYGHTLQSTADLQTSACCDISAVPGWLKPLLARIHPEVMERYYGCGLVCPPLLEGCRILDLGCGSGRDVYALSQLAGASGEVVGVDMTEEQLAVAQRHTGYHRDSVGYDNVRFLHGYIERLDELGLEAASFDVIVSNCVVNLSPDKAAVLRGVQHLLKPGGEFYFSDVYADRRVPAAVRDDPLLYGECLGGALYWNDFLTLAKQHGFDDPRLLEDRPLVVTNPALAERTGGVGFYSATYRLFKLAGLEPACEDYGQAVVYRGSIPGQAQHFTLDKHHRIETGRVFPVCGNTWRMLHDTRLHGHFDFIGDFSRHYGLFPGCGGELPFDGPDAASAAPCC
- a CDS encoding FAD-dependent oxidoreductase — encoded protein: MKRLLLIGAGHAHAQVLRDLCTRASSDLEVTLVSPASLAPYSGMVPGWMAGHYDWDECCIDAEQLCRAAGARFVRGLASAIDADARTVQLADGARLPYDLLSLDIGSTALPLAGAGTPLVAMRPLERLEAHWERLRHQVQALPAGARLRVVMVGAGAAGIEALLAVRHQLAAWAPAVGLDCVLATSGAGLLPALAARAARLVQRHLRAHDIEVVRGFEAAEVDAMGVRGCDGRRLDADVVLWATGAAPHAWPGAAGLALDEAGFIRVDATLRSVSHPDIFAAGDCAGLPAPVPKAGVFAVRMGPVLAHNLHAALHELPLAPYRPQRRNLFLLGTGARHAIAAWGPFAWQGKWVWRWKERIDRRFLARYNGGPRPA